The Mycolicibacterium hassiacum DSM 44199 genome includes a window with the following:
- the lpqN gene encoding envelope biogenesis lipoprotein LpqN yields the protein MRLTAFLGMTAVATALLSGCQSEIISGTATSEATSTTTTTSTTSASKKASTPTKIAPRDEDARGPHPTIATYIADNDIQETLVHDGDPGAPVIDLPIPEGWEPAGADTPDWAYGAIVYTGPDAGGYTPSVIALLSRLTGNVDPQALIDHAPGELQNLPGWEPMNNGKTSTLSGFPAYQLGGTWGDDGQRKLAAQKTVVIPGSDGVYVLQLNVDALEDQIDIVGPVTLAIDDQTTIEF from the coding sequence ATGAGGCTGACAGCGTTCCTCGGGATGACCGCGGTGGCCACCGCCCTGCTCAGCGGTTGCCAGTCGGAAATCATCAGTGGCACCGCGACGTCGGAGGCGACCAGCACCACCACGACCACATCGACCACGTCGGCCAGCAAGAAGGCGTCGACCCCGACGAAGATCGCCCCGCGCGACGAGGACGCGCGCGGACCGCACCCGACGATCGCGACCTACATCGCCGACAACGACATCCAGGAAACCCTGGTCCACGACGGAGATCCCGGCGCACCCGTCATCGACCTGCCGATCCCCGAGGGCTGGGAGCCCGCCGGCGCGGACACCCCGGACTGGGCCTACGGCGCCATCGTCTACACCGGTCCCGACGCCGGCGGCTACACGCCGAGCGTCATCGCGCTGCTGTCCAGACTCACCGGCAATGTCGATCCGCAGGCGCTCATCGACCACGCCCCCGGCGAGTTGCAGAACCTGCCGGGCTGGGAGCCGATGAACAACGGCAAGACCAGCACACTCAGCGGCTTCCCCGCCTATCAGCTGGGCGGCACCTGGGGCGACGACGGGCAGCGCAAGCTCGCCGCGCAGAAGACCGTCGTCATCCCCGGCTCCGACGGGGTGTACGTGCTGCAGCTCAACGTCGACGCGCTCGAGGATCAGATCGACATCGTCGGCCCGGTCACCCTGGCCATCGACGACCAGACCACCATCGAGTTCTGA
- a CDS encoding NAD(P)H-dependent flavin oxidoreductase: protein MRTELCERFGIEYPIFVFTPSERVAAAVSRAGGLGVLGCVRFNKAEDLEEVLKWMDENTDGRPYGVDVVMPAKVPQEGSAVDIAKLIPQGHRDFVEKTLADLGVPPLPEDAERNEGVLGWLHSVARSHVEVALDHPIKLIANALGSPPVDVIEQVHKAGVPVAALAGSAKHAQRHVDNGVDIVVAQGHEAGGHTGEIGSVVLWPEIVDAVGDQVPVLAAGGIGTGRQVAAALSLGAQGVWMGSLFLTSAEYHLGHRKPSGVSTIQEALLRATSADTVRRRIYTGKPARLLKTKWTDAWDAPDAPEPLPMPLQNILVSEAHQRMNESDNPDTVAMPVGQIVGRMNEIRPVADIIADLVAEFEETTRRLDAIRDR, encoded by the coding sequence GTGCGCACCGAACTGTGTGAGCGTTTCGGCATCGAGTATCCGATCTTCGTCTTCACCCCCTCCGAGCGCGTCGCCGCCGCGGTGAGCCGGGCCGGCGGCCTCGGCGTGCTGGGCTGCGTGCGGTTCAACAAGGCGGAGGACCTCGAGGAGGTCCTCAAGTGGATGGACGAGAACACCGACGGGCGGCCGTACGGGGTCGACGTGGTGATGCCGGCCAAGGTGCCGCAGGAGGGCAGCGCGGTCGACATCGCCAAGCTGATCCCGCAGGGGCATCGTGACTTCGTCGAGAAAACCCTTGCCGACCTTGGTGTTCCGCCGCTGCCGGAAGACGCCGAACGTAACGAGGGCGTGCTCGGCTGGTTGCACTCGGTGGCCCGTTCGCACGTGGAGGTCGCGCTCGACCACCCGATCAAGCTGATCGCCAACGCGCTGGGCTCGCCGCCGGTCGACGTCATCGAGCAGGTGCACAAGGCCGGGGTTCCGGTGGCCGCACTGGCCGGTAGCGCCAAACACGCGCAGCGCCATGTCGACAACGGCGTCGACATCGTCGTCGCGCAGGGGCACGAGGCCGGCGGGCACACCGGCGAGATCGGCTCGGTGGTGCTGTGGCCCGAGATCGTCGACGCCGTCGGCGATCAGGTGCCGGTGCTGGCCGCCGGCGGAATCGGCACCGGCCGGCAGGTCGCCGCGGCGCTGTCGCTGGGCGCCCAGGGCGTGTGGATGGGCTCGCTGTTCCTCACCTCCGCCGAGTACCACCTCGGCCACCGCAAGCCCAGCGGTGTCTCGACCATCCAGGAGGCGCTGCTGCGCGCCACCTCGGCCGACACCGTGCGCCGGCGCATCTACACCGGCAAACCTGCCCGGCTGCTCAAGACCAAGTGGACCGACGCCTGGGATGCCCCGGACGCGCCCGAGCCGCTGCCGATGCCGCTGCAGAACATCCTGGTCAGCGAGGCCCACCAGCGGATGAACGAGTCGGACAACCCCGACACCGTGGCGATGCCGGTGGGGCAGATCGTCGGCCGGATGAACGAGATCCGCCCGGTCGCCGACATCATCGCCGACCTGGTCGCCGAGTTCGAGGAGACGACCCGGCGCCTGGACGCGATCCGCGACCGCTGA
- a CDS encoding Rieske 2Fe-2S domain-containing protein, translating into MSDRVREIDPGRPITRYARGWHCLGLAETLRDGRPHGIEAFGTKLVVFTDSSGALRVLDAYCRHMGGDLSQGTIKGDEIACPFHDWRWGGDGRCKLVPYAKRSPRLARTRSWPTLEVNGQLLVWNDPEGSAAPLELAPPTIEGYDEGIWSPWQWSSILIEGAHCREIVDNVVDMAHFFYIHYAFPTYFKNVFEGHTASQYMESKPRPDVMDDPEKLWDGTYLRSEATYFGPAYMINWLHNDLAPGFTAEVVLINCHYPVTPDSFVLQWGVAVQKMPGLPPENAEKLAAALNRNFSEGFLQDVEIWKNKTRIENPLLTEEDGPVYQLRRWYEQFYVDAADVTPDMTDRFEVEVDTTHAYDLWQQEVAANLAARHGQQTGA; encoded by the coding sequence TTGTCCGACCGAGTTCGTGAAATCGACCCCGGGCGACCGATCACCCGGTACGCCCGCGGCTGGCACTGTCTGGGGCTGGCCGAGACGCTCCGTGACGGCCGGCCGCACGGCATCGAGGCGTTCGGCACCAAACTGGTGGTGTTCACCGATTCCTCGGGCGCCCTGCGGGTGCTCGACGCCTACTGCCGGCACATGGGCGGGGACCTGTCCCAGGGCACCATCAAGGGCGACGAGATCGCCTGCCCGTTCCACGACTGGCGCTGGGGCGGCGATGGCCGCTGCAAACTGGTGCCCTACGCCAAGCGCTCACCCCGGCTGGCCCGCACCCGCAGCTGGCCGACGCTGGAGGTCAACGGCCAACTGCTGGTCTGGAACGACCCGGAGGGATCCGCGGCACCGCTCGAACTCGCGCCCCCGACCATCGAGGGCTACGACGAGGGCATCTGGTCGCCGTGGCAGTGGAGTTCGATCCTGATCGAGGGCGCGCACTGCCGCGAGATCGTCGACAACGTCGTCGACATGGCGCATTTCTTCTACATCCACTACGCGTTCCCGACGTACTTCAAGAACGTGTTCGAGGGGCACACCGCCAGCCAGTACATGGAGTCCAAACCCCGGCCCGATGTGATGGACGACCCCGAAAAGCTCTGGGACGGAACCTATCTGCGTTCCGAGGCTACCTATTTCGGACCGGCCTACATGATCAACTGGCTACACAACGACCTGGCCCCGGGATTCACCGCCGAAGTGGTGCTGATCAATTGCCACTACCCGGTCACCCCCGACTCGTTCGTGCTGCAGTGGGGGGTCGCGGTGCAGAAGATGCCCGGACTGCCGCCGGAGAACGCCGAGAAGCTCGCCGCGGCGCTCAACCGCAACTTCAGCGAGGGATTCCTGCAGGATGTGGAGATCTGGAAGAACAAGACCCGAATCGAGAACCCGCTGCTGACCGAGGAAGACGGCCCGGTGTATCAGTTGCGCCGCTGGTACGAGCAGTTCTATGTCGACGCCGCAGATGTCACCCCGGACATGACCGACCGCTTCGAGGTCGAGGTCGACACCACCCACGCCTACGACCTGTGGCAGCAGGAGGTGGCGGCCAACCTCGCCGCCCGGCACGGGCAGCAGACCGGCGCCTGA